A segment of the Sulfurovum indicum genome:
CATCACTTCAGTGCATCTTTTCCTATTCAAATAAACGGGATCGCTGCCAATGCAGAAGAGAGAATGATGGAAATAATAATGATCTTTATTTTTCCTACCTCATAGCCGGACCTTTCAAGCTCATAGTTGTTGTAAACCATCATACTATCCTGCATATTTCATTCTTCTGCTGTAGTGACTTTCATTGACCTGCGGTATATCCTGAATGAGAGGTGTATGAGGCATCTCTTCAGAAGATACAGCATCGTAATTGACGATAAGCCCTGCTTTGGAAAATTCGATCTGGTTGATCTCATTCTTCAGTGCCATCAGATTTGCACGGTAGTAGTCCTCTATTGTACCGATATCTATCCACTGGAAAGGAAGGTTGATCCCGTATATCGGGGTATCACTGCTGACAAGTTTTGGAAACAGTTCTCCGCCGATGTCATAGTTCCCCTCTGCAGGAATATGGGAGAATATCTCAGGTTCAAAGATATAAATACCTGTATTTACAAGATTTGAACGTGCCTCTTCGATTTTCGGTTTCTCCTGAAACGATACGACCCTGTCTGAATCATCAAGCTCTACTACACCGTACTTGTCAACACTCTCCATTGGTACTTCTTTCAGAAGCATGGAAGAGATACCTCCATGCTGTTTGTGCATCTTGACGGCTTTGGAAAGGTCCGCATCTATGATCGCATCTCCGCAAATGACAAGGAATGTATCATCGAAAAATGCTTTCTCATTCTGGATCTTTCTCATGCCTGCTGCAGAACCGATGGCATTTCCGTGACGTACTCCGTCAATGATCTCTCCTTCGAATGAGTAACGGATGGAGACGCCAAACTGTGAACCGTCTTTGAAGTAGTTCTCTATCTCTTCTGAGAGGTAGCTTGTGTTGATAACGATCTCATTGAATCCGTCAGCTTTCAGTTTTTTGATGATCAGTTCCATGACCGGTACGTCCAGGATGGGTAGCATCGGCTTTGGTGTCGTATTTGTTAAAGGCTGTACTCTTGTTCCTTTTCCTGCTGCTAAAATCATTGCTTTCATTATGTAATCCTTTTTGACTGTTTGTGTTATTGTAAAGGAAGAGAATGCAGGTAGATTGCAAGCATAATTTTTTTTAAAATTAAAAATTTTTCTACAAAAGTATGTATATACGGGGTTTGAGAAGAGCCATTCAGGCTCTTCGGATCTTTTTGTACAGAAGTTCAGCCTCTTTGGGAAAGGTGAAGATACCATATACCAAAGAGAATACAAGCATGACCAAAACAGCATCAAATCCCAGCTTGATGATAGCATCCGGCACGATAAGACCTTTGAGCAGATATCCCAGGTAAAGTGTACCTGCAAATACAGCAGCAAAAGGGAAAAGATAACCTCTTAGATATTCACCAATATTTACACCGGAGTATTTCAGGGTCGCAGGGATATTGTAAAACAGGGCCAGAATGACATTGGGCAGAAGTGTTCCTATGGCAGCTCCGACCATACCGTACTGTTTAACCAGTATGATGCTGAGTATTACATTAACGGTTGCTTCCAGTAAGCCTATTTTCATCAATTCTATATGTTTGTTGTTCATTAAAAGTACCTGTACCATCGAGCTCCTAAAAACTACCAGCACATACATGGAGACCAGCAGTATTCTGGCTACAAGAATAGTCTGTGCATCATTGATGTGAAGCCATAGCATCAAAAGCTCCTCAATGAACAGGAACATAGGAATAAAAAGAGCAGTCGCTACCGCAGATACGATCTTGTTGGAGTGCATCAGGAGGCTTGAAAGAGCCTCTTTGTCACTGCGGGCATTGAGCATGGCGGCTTTGGTTCCCAAACTTTCATGAAACTGTGTGGCAAACTGGCGAAAGAGTTCTGCAACCCTCGCTGCGATCTGGTAAAGTCCTACAAATGTGACACCGGCAACTGCCGAGATGATGATCTGATCTGTTCTGAAAATAATAATATTACTGAACATGATAAGATAGGCACTTAAAGAGAACTGCATAGATCTTCTGACATCACCAAAGTCGATCAGCTTCCATGAGAACTTCAGTTCCCGAACATGATGTTTTGCTACGAACAAAAAGAGCAGATTGTTCAAAAACTGTGTTGCTACCGCAACGGCAGCAAAGATATGAAGAGGCTGGTCCCATACCACACACTGCCACAATAAAACGGCATTGAGTATGACAAAGAGCGTATTGACAAGGTTCCTTGCTTTAAGAAGATGAAGTCCTACAAGTATCTCTGCACTGAATCCGAGTGAAAACGCTGCTGCACTGCCAAGTCCGAAGACAAGCAGTGCAAGCATATACTCATGCACTTTTTCTGTGTCGGAAAGGACAAAGAGAGACTCTATATTGAAACTCAATACAATCGTACTCAAGGCAATCATGACGGCGATGATGAAGTAGACTGCAAGATAGGTGGAGAAAAGTTTGCTCAGCTGATGTATTCGGTTGTGTTCCATAAGCTCGGCACTCTTTTTCTGGATGGTCACCCCAAGTCCAAATTCAAGCAGTACGGCATATCCGAAGATACTCCACATAAGTGCCCAGAAGCCATAATCCTCCTGCTGCATCCCCATAAACATAATACGTACAAGGAACAAAGATACAACGATCTTGATCATTAGATGGATATAGTTTGACAAGGTTGCGCTTAGCATAGTTTTTTTATTGACGCTCACGGGTGGACTCCTGCTATCTCTTTAAGAAGTACCTCTATCTTGCTTTTTACTTTTTGTATATTATAATGATTTCGGACATGTTCGTATCCGTTCTCCTGAAGTTTTTTAAGACACTCTTTGTCAAAGTAGACTTTTTCTATTTGCGATAACAGGTCATTGATATTGTTTGTTTCGAAGAGAAGACCGTTTTGTCCATGATCTATGATCTCTGCCGGTCCGTAGTCATCAGAGGCAATGACCGCGCATCCGTGAGCCATTGCCTCTATGATCACCAGGCCGAAAGGCTCACGCATTCTCGTAGGCATCAGCAGTGCGGATGCTCCGGTATAGATCTCTTCTCTTGATGTGACCTTTCCTTTAAAATTTACACTGGAGGCTATTGGTTCTGCCATATCCTTGCACTTTGCAATATAGTCCGGATCACCGTTTCCGTAAATATCCAGAATGAATTTGCTTTCGGGATGTCGTAAGGCGAATCTTTTGAGTGCCTCTATAGCAAGGTCAAGCCCTTTTTCCTCTTCTATTCTTCCGGCAAAGACAAATTTTATTTCCGTATGTTCTGATATCTTTTTCTCGGGGATCTTTGTTGCATTTGGATATACATATGTCGTTTCAGATCCGTATTTCTCCCGCATCTCCCTTGCCACCCATTCGGATACACAGATAGCCGGAGAGATAGAGGTGTTGCCGTAACCCAGAAAAGGAAGCAGTGATTTGATCTTCTGCTTTAAAGGAGAGCCCTTTTGCATATAGCCGTACATCCAGAAATCTCCGATCTCAAATACATAGGGAATATTTTGCTGTTGTGCGGCCTTGATAACAAGGAGTCCTATGCCCCGAAGAGACCAGAAGTAGACCAGGTCCGGTTTGAAATGTCTGATGGTTTCCAGTACAGTTTTATAGTTATGGTATTCGTCTTGTTTTTTTGATATTCGGGAACTTTTGGCATAATCTGTCAGGTGCATATCCCTCAGTATGCCTTCTTCTTTCCGGGATGTTTTTTGATAGTCGGATGTCACGACCATGATCTCATGGCCTCTGTTTTTGAGAAAATCCATCGTCTCTTTACAGGCGATCTCATAGCCGCCTATAAAGTGGGGCGGATAGTAGTTGGTTACGGTTAAAATACGCATATTATCTTCCTGGGTAAAATGTTTTTTAGTGTGCTCCCCGACAGAGAGTACTTTTATGGTGACAATATTACATGTCAAAAAGGCAAAAAGATTGCAAAAGACGGCATGAAGATCTATTTTATCTTTTTTTCTTTTTTGTCTCCTCGTCCAACATCCTTGAGACTGCGGCGATGAGAGCAAAAACAAACATCATCTGGTAGTAGTTGTTAGTCTGTTTGAGCACCCACTCCAGTGTTGACTGGATATACCATGCGGTCAGTCCTCCGGCAATCCCGATAGGAATGAAACGGTAAGGATGCCCTTTCATCCGGAAATAGTTACGCAGATTCTTTCCGTAAAAATATAAGATAAAGATGAAGAATACTACAAGATTGTGCCAGCCGGTCTCTGCAGCGATCATCAGGT
Coding sequences within it:
- a CDS encoding glycosyltransferase family 4 protein — encoded protein: MRILTVTNYYPPHFIGGYEIACKETMDFLKNRGHEIMVVTSDYQKTSRKEEGILRDMHLTDYAKSSRISKKQDEYHNYKTVLETIRHFKPDLVYFWSLRGIGLLVIKAAQQQNIPYVFEIGDFWMYGYMQKGSPLKQKIKSLLPFLGYGNTSISPAICVSEWVAREMREKYGSETTYVYPNATKIPEKKISEHTEIKFVFAGRIEEEKGLDLAIEALKRFALRHPESKFILDIYGNGDPDYIAKCKDMAEPIASSVNFKGKVTSREEIYTGASALLMPTRMREPFGLVIIEAMAHGCAVIASDDYGPAEIIDHGQNGLLFETNNINDLLSQIEKVYFDKECLKKLQENGYEHVRNHYNIQKVKSKIEVLLKEIAGVHP
- a CDS encoding MATE family efflux transporter, whose protein sequence is MIKIVVSLFLVRIMFMGMQQEDYGFWALMWSIFGYAVLLEFGLGVTIQKKSAELMEHNRIHQLSKLFSTYLAVYFIIAVMIALSTIVLSFNIESLFVLSDTEKVHEYMLALLVFGLGSAAAFSLGFSAEILVGLHLLKARNLVNTLFVILNAVLLWQCVVWDQPLHIFAAVAVATQFLNNLLFLFVAKHHVRELKFSWKLIDFGDVRRSMQFSLSAYLIMFSNIIIFRTDQIIISAVAGVTFVGLYQIAARVAELFRQFATQFHESLGTKAAMLNARSDKEALSSLLMHSNKIVSAVATALFIPMFLFIEELLMLWLHINDAQTILVARILLVSMYVLVVFRSSMVQVLLMNNKHIELMKIGLLEATVNVILSIILVKQYGMVGAAIGTLLPNVILALFYNIPATLKYSGVNIGEYLRGYLFPFAAVFAGTLYLGYLLKGLIVPDAIIKLGFDAVLVMLVFSLVYGIFTFPKEAELLYKKIRRA
- a CDS encoding nucleotidyltransferase family protein: MKAMILAAGKGTRVQPLTNTTPKPMLPILDVPVMELIIKKLKADGFNEIVINTSYLSEEIENYFKDGSQFGVSIRYSFEGEIIDGVRHGNAIGSAAGMRKIQNEKAFFDDTFLVICGDAIIDADLSKAVKMHKQHGGISSMLLKEVPMESVDKYGVVELDDSDRVVSFQEKPKIEEARSNLVNTGIYIFEPEIFSHIPAEGNYDIGGELFPKLVSSDTPIYGINLPFQWIDIGTIEDYYRANLMALKNEINQIEFSKAGLIVNYDAVSSEEMPHTPLIQDIPQVNESHYSRRMKYAG